Proteins co-encoded in one Psychromonas sp. L1A2 genomic window:
- a CDS encoding GntR family transcriptional regulator has protein sequence MTKTATKASTNKQQEIQRIISKLSKAVAQHKLKPGQRLVEAQIVEALNANRNHVQSALQRLALQHIVTIEPNRGSFVAQPSAQEAREIFAARRVVERGIIENITQQTIQDNWQKIELHMESEQQVTQGNDRRAIVSTLSHYHKLLAEMCGNTVLKEMFENLMVRSSLIVALYQHNDVPSCQHNEHQDIIDALKEGNQALAAKVMLQHLQHLESELVLDNTQSTATDLVMALKEL, from the coding sequence ATGACAAAAACAGCAACTAAAGCATCGACTAACAAACAGCAAGAAATACAACGAATTATTAGTAAGCTTTCTAAAGCAGTTGCTCAACATAAATTAAAACCAGGTCAACGTTTAGTGGAAGCACAAATTGTTGAAGCTTTGAATGCTAACCGAAATCATGTGCAATCAGCACTACAACGATTAGCACTTCAACATATTGTTACTATCGAACCTAACAGAGGGTCGTTTGTTGCTCAGCCAAGCGCACAAGAAGCTAGAGAAATATTTGCTGCAAGACGTGTGGTTGAACGTGGGATTATAGAAAATATTACTCAACAAACAATACAAGATAACTGGCAAAAAATTGAACTTCATATGGAAAGCGAGCAACAAGTTACTCAAGGGAATGATAGACGAGCGATTGTTAGTACCTTGAGTCATTACCATAAGTTATTAGCTGAAATGTGCGGTAATACAGTATTAAAAGAAATGTTTGAAAATCTAATGGTACGCAGTTCGCTTATCGTTGCCTTGTATCAACATAATGATGTTCCTTCTTGTCAACATAATGAACATCAAGATATTATTGATGCACTAAAAGAAGGAAATCAAGCATTAGCAGCAAAAGTCATGCTACAACATTTACAACATTTAGAGTCTGAATTAGTGCTAGACAATACACAAAGTACTGCGACTGACTTAGTAATGGCCTTAAAAGAGTTATAA
- a CDS encoding ATP-binding cassette domain-containing protein: MANNRSLAFLGLLTLINFTLCFLLDSYSLLVFTLCVLTALVGIGLNILMGLSGQISFGHIAFYAIGAYVSALLLMNGVPFILAILMAAFCCGLVGALLAIPAMRVSGPYLAMITIAFAFVVHHGLIEWRGLTGGGNGLMGIPMPMLGEMDPNQLLAIIATFALSICLVIYAYLYNSGWGKAMRSVKASPIAAGSLGFNPVQTKTLAFALSACFAGLAGSIVPPLMMFISPSTFPFSQSILFVLVVIIGGTSTLWGPILGAIIVVLLPEVLSPLAEYRLLIFAVLLLIVLWGAPRGILGEIERRFARYKKELPPKSVNRDLIGQFYDRAGNGLKALKVENIGIQFGGVKAAQNVSFEAELGKVTSIIGPNGAGKTTVLNMISGFYKPNQGSIELFEQLAGKSAYQVARCGVARTYQTSQLFDDMSVLENLLSAMQKGQLGHPFFSSKPGQKELALNLLSLVGYKGGIHTPTQDLPHVDRRIVEIARSLATCPWVLLLDEPAAGLSRQDTDKLSALLKTIASFGIAVILVEHDMQLVMNVSDKILVLDAGKPIAMGDPSDIRQNEKVIAAYLGGTSYQASPRQKAWKAKRQAVLFTKNLTIDYGASPVVEGVNIEVNPGELVAILGANGAGKSSILQALAGLKRPIQGSIGLHDEYIQDLNANDIAKKGLALVPEGRQLFGELSVKDNLLIGAYSRSDQVDEEQELNDILTRFPRLNDRIDSPAGLLSGGEQQMVAVGRALMAKPSILLLDEPSLGLSPAMIGELYDALADLRDDGVTILLVDQMANLALQVADRAYVLETGQVVKSGTAEQLLSDPKLEEAYMGVN, encoded by the coding sequence ATGGCCAACAACAGATCGCTAGCATTTCTTGGGCTACTGACTCTCATAAATTTTACGTTATGTTTTCTTTTAGATAGTTATTCATTACTTGTTTTTACTCTCTGTGTATTAACAGCACTAGTTGGTATTGGACTTAATATTTTAATGGGCTTGAGCGGACAAATCAGCTTTGGGCATATCGCTTTTTATGCCATTGGTGCCTATGTTAGCGCGTTATTATTGATGAATGGTGTGCCCTTTATATTAGCCATACTGATGGCCGCATTTTGCTGTGGTTTGGTAGGGGCTCTCCTGGCGATACCTGCCATGCGAGTCAGTGGTCCTTATTTAGCCATGATCACTATTGCGTTTGCCTTTGTTGTGCATCATGGACTGATTGAATGGCGTGGTTTGACTGGTGGTGGTAACGGTTTAATGGGGATCCCAATGCCTATGCTCGGTGAAATGGATCCTAACCAATTATTAGCCATCATCGCTACCTTTGCATTGAGTATTTGTTTAGTTATTTATGCTTACCTTTATAACAGTGGTTGGGGTAAAGCAATGAGATCAGTGAAAGCAAGTCCTATTGCAGCTGGTTCGTTGGGTTTCAATCCTGTTCAAACTAAAACATTAGCATTTGCATTATCGGCTTGTTTCGCAGGGTTAGCGGGTTCAATTGTACCTCCACTGATGATGTTCATTAGCCCTAGTACGTTTCCATTCTCTCAATCAATTTTATTTGTATTAGTGGTTATTATTGGTGGGACCAGCACCTTATGGGGGCCAATTTTAGGGGCCATAATTGTTGTTCTACTTCCAGAGGTGTTATCGCCGTTAGCTGAGTATAGATTATTGATTTTTGCAGTATTGTTATTAATTGTTTTATGGGGAGCTCCGAGAGGTATTTTAGGAGAAATAGAAAGGAGGTTCGCACGTTATAAAAAAGAATTACCGCCAAAATCAGTTAACAGAGATTTAATCGGACAATTTTATGACCGAGCGGGTAACGGCCTAAAAGCCCTAAAAGTGGAAAATATTGGTATTCAGTTTGGTGGCGTTAAAGCCGCTCAAAACGTCAGCTTTGAAGCTGAATTAGGGAAAGTAACCAGCATTATTGGTCCTAATGGCGCAGGTAAAACCACCGTATTAAATATGATCAGTGGTTTTTATAAACCCAATCAAGGAAGTATCGAACTGTTCGAACAATTAGCAGGTAAAAGTGCATATCAAGTAGCACGTTGTGGCGTCGCAAGAACATATCAAACAAGTCAATTATTTGATGATATGTCGGTATTAGAAAACTTATTATCGGCAATGCAAAAAGGTCAACTAGGACATCCATTCTTTTCAAGTAAACCTGGGCAGAAAGAGCTGGCTTTGAACTTGTTATCACTGGTGGGTTACAAAGGAGGGATACATACGCCGACACAAGACTTGCCTCATGTGGATCGTCGTATTGTTGAGATTGCAAGATCATTAGCAACGTGCCCTTGGGTTTTACTATTAGATGAACCAGCAGCAGGTTTAAGCCGTCAAGATACAGATAAGTTGTCCGCGTTATTAAAGACGATAGCTAGCTTTGGTATCGCCGTGATACTTGTGGAGCATGATATGCAATTAGTGATGAATGTGAGTGATAAAATTCTAGTGTTAGATGCAGGTAAACCCATTGCCATGGGAGACCCTAGTGATATTCGACAAAATGAAAAAGTGATCGCTGCTTATTTAGGTGGAACAAGCTATCAAGCAAGTCCAAGACAAAAGGCTTGGAAAGCAAAAAGACAAGCGGTGTTATTTACTAAAAATTTAACGATAGATTATGGCGCTTCACCGGTTGTTGAAGGTGTTAACATTGAAGTTAATCCAGGGGAACTTGTTGCAATATTAGGGGCTAATGGCGCAGGTAAAAGTAGTATTTTACAAGCTTTAGCTGGCTTAAAACGACCTATTCAAGGAAGCATTGGATTACATGATGAATACATACAAGATCTCAATGCAAATGATATCGCTAAAAAAGGATTAGCATTAGTTCCTGAGGGGCGGCAGTTATTTGGAGAGTTGTCGGTTAAAGATAACTTATTGATTGGTGCATATTCAAGGTCTGATCAAGTCGATGAAGAACAAGAATTAAACGATATCTTAACGCGTTTCCCTAGACTCAACGACCGAATTGATAGTCCCGCTGGTCTTCTGTCCGGTGGAGAGCAACAAATGGTGGCTGTAGGTCGAGCATTAATGGCAAAGCCAAGCATATTATTACTTGATGAACCTTCTTTAGGGTTATCTCCCGCGATGATTGGCGAATTATATGATGCCTTGGCAGACTTACGAGATGACGGTGTAACTATTCTATTAGTTGATCAAATGGCAAATTTAGCGTTACAAGTTGCAGACAGAGCTTACGTGTTAGAAACAGGTCAAGTAGTGAAATCGGGTACAGCAGAGCAGTTGTTATCTGATCCTAAGTTAGAAGAAGCTTATATGGGGGTGAATTAA
- a CDS encoding nuclear transport factor 2 family protein has translation MTELEKAIDLVSKFLEASMEPNPELAATYMDDDVKIIFTGRREMANAQQITAFNKSRYEWVKKSIKQYDAMQKEDHCVVYSIGFLYGQWQDGTPFNGNRYTDRFEVRQGKITKMDVLNDSAEWILTPEINREAE, from the coding sequence ATGACTGAGTTAGAAAAGGCAATCGACCTTGTAAGTAAGTTCCTTGAAGCTTCAATGGAGCCTAACCCTGAACTTGCTGCAACCTACATGGACGATGATGTAAAAATCATCTTTACAGGTCGCCGTGAAATGGCTAATGCACAACAAATAACAGCATTTAATAAAAGTCGTTATGAATGGGTTAAAAAATCCATAAAACAATATGATGCAATGCAAAAAGAAGATCATTGTGTGGTTTATTCAATAGGTTTTTTATATGGCCAATGGCAAGATGGTACACCATTTAATGGTAATCGTTACACTGATCGTTTTGAAGTTCGTCAGGGTAAAATAACAAAAATGGATGTGCTTAATGACAGTGCTGAATGGATTCTAACACCAGAAATAAATCGAGAAGCTGAGTGA
- a CDS encoding amidohydrolase family protein, which yields MIIDTIIINCLLEGKEELSCVFIEKGKFVKFLDQSSLLSSQLNNVKVIDAKGLLMLPPLVETHVHLDKACIFSRCELHQGTLSEAIEQTANAKANFSYDDVYNRGKKVIEKAIKQGTSYMRTHVEIDPVIGLTGFRAIQQLKKDYAWGITLSLCVFPQEGLHNNAGTYELLEQALQLGADLLGGCPYTDSLPEKQIETLFELAVKYDVDLDFHLDFDLDIRHMLLPHVIEMTIKHHYQQRVTVGHVTKLSTLPMDQLLIIAERMSSAGVHLTALPSTDLFLMGREFDHNIPRGVAPLMPLSKAGVNCSISSNNIENPFTPYGDCSQVRQANLFANIAQLATKNELVQCLDWVSSDSAKLMGIEHYGIALNMSADAIFFPVSDRAEIIATIQSPSLGIKNGKVTFSRNDATLYPP from the coding sequence ATGATTATCGATACTATCATTATTAATTGTTTGCTTGAGGGCAAAGAAGAATTAAGTTGTGTATTTATTGAAAAGGGTAAATTTGTAAAATTTTTAGACCAAAGCAGTTTATTATCGTCGCAATTAAACAATGTTAAAGTCATTGATGCTAAAGGGTTGTTGATGTTACCCCCTTTAGTAGAGACTCATGTACATTTAGATAAAGCCTGTATATTTTCTCGTTGTGAGTTACATCAAGGCACGTTATCTGAAGCTATCGAACAGACAGCCAATGCAAAAGCCAATTTTAGTTATGACGATGTTTATAACCGAGGAAAGAAAGTCATAGAAAAAGCAATCAAACAAGGGACAAGTTACATGCGAACCCATGTAGAAATTGACCCTGTTATTGGTTTAACTGGTTTTCGAGCTATTCAGCAGTTAAAAAAAGATTATGCTTGGGGGATAACGTTATCATTATGCGTATTCCCTCAAGAAGGGTTACATAACAACGCGGGTACCTATGAGTTATTAGAGCAGGCCTTGCAATTGGGCGCAGATTTGTTGGGAGGATGCCCTTACACTGATAGCTTGCCGGAAAAACAAATTGAAACACTTTTTGAACTCGCTGTTAAATATGACGTAGATTTAGACTTTCATTTAGATTTCGATCTCGATATTCGACACATGTTATTACCCCATGTAATAGAAATGACGATAAAACATCATTATCAGCAACGAGTGACTGTGGGTCATGTGACAAAATTATCTACATTACCAATGGATCAATTATTAATTATTGCGGAAAGAATGTCTTCAGCTGGCGTTCATTTAACGGCTTTGCCAAGTACTGACTTGTTTCTTATGGGAAGAGAATTTGACCATAATATTCCAAGAGGTGTCGCGCCATTAATGCCGTTAAGTAAAGCCGGGGTAAATTGCTCTATTTCAAGTAATAATATCGAAAATCCATTTACTCCTTATGGTGATTGTTCACAAGTAAGACAAGCTAATCTATTTGCAAACATTGCGCAGTTAGCGACTAAAAATGAGTTAGTACAATGCTTAGATTGGGTTTCTTCTGATTCTGCAAAATTAATGGGAATTGAACATTATGGTATTGCACTTAATATGTCTGCGGATGCTATTTTTTTCCCCGTTAGTGATCGTGCTGAAATAATTGCGACCATTCAATCTCCGAGTTTAGGTATTAAAAATGGAAAGGTCACCTTTTCGCGTAATGATGCAACTCTTTATCCACCTTAA
- a CDS encoding ferredoxin--NADP reductase, whose product MLQPYIGFNQAVVTKRIDWTENLFSLRVKAPLINYTAGQFVKLAQYDEHQQLIRRAYSIVNHPIDHKATGELEFLIVTDPDGLLTPSLHMLAVGDELLVGHEPAGFMTLDEVPEYTRILWLLSTGTAIGPYLAMLNDKSIEQRFDKVVLVNAARFEAELSYQKEIEQLKLHYQERLVYVRIVSREPVSGALSGRIPMLLKSGALQKAAGVPLESSHSFVYLCGNPNMVRDSSDSLIELGFSKHLRRKPGHFSSENYW is encoded by the coding sequence ATGCTCCAACCTTATATCGGATTCAATCAAGCAGTCGTTACAAAACGTATCGATTGGACAGAGAACTTGTTTTCCTTACGCGTAAAAGCACCATTGATAAATTATACGGCCGGACAGTTCGTTAAGCTGGCTCAGTACGATGAACACCAGCAACTTATTCGTCGTGCTTATTCGATTGTTAATCATCCAATCGACCATAAAGCGACAGGGGAGTTGGAATTTTTAATTGTCACGGATCCCGATGGTCTACTGACTCCAAGTTTACACATGCTGGCTGTAGGTGATGAGTTATTAGTAGGCCATGAACCTGCTGGCTTTATGACCCTAGATGAAGTGCCTGAATATACACGTATTTTGTGGCTATTGAGCACGGGAACGGCGATAGGTCCTTATTTAGCAATGTTAAATGATAAGTCTATTGAACAGAGATTCGACAAAGTTGTATTAGTGAATGCAGCTAGATTTGAGGCAGAGTTGAGTTATCAAAAAGAAATTGAACAACTTAAACTGCATTATCAAGAGAGGTTAGTTTATGTACGAATTGTTTCTAGAGAACCGGTCAGCGGAGCTTTGTCAGGAAGAATACCAATGCTGCTCAAAAGTGGAGCTTTACAAAAAGCCGCTGGTGTTCCATTGGAAAGTAGTCATAGTTTTGTGTATTTATGCGGCAATCCCAATATGGTTCGGGATAGCAGCGATAGCTTGATTGAACTCGGTTTTAGTAAACATTTAAGGCGTAAACCAGGTCACTTTAGCAGTGAAAATTACTGGTAA
- a CDS encoding DUF1971 domain-containing protein — MSHLRIPKEWTIQRSTPFFTKENVPADLLSHHCTAKDVFGQLCVMEGTVTYYGFADAKATEPEVKVIINAGEFATSPSEYWHRVELSDDAQFNLNFWSDADKRNDKMFKTK; from the coding sequence ATGAGTCATTTAAGAATCCCCAAAGAGTGGACTATCCAACGTTCAACTCCTTTTTTTACTAAAGAGAACGTCCCAGCAGATCTACTCAGTCATCATTGCACTGCGAAAGACGTGTTTGGTCAACTTTGTGTCATGGAAGGGACCGTTACTTATTATGGTTTTGCAGATGCTAAAGCAACAGAACCCGAGGTAAAAGTGATTATCAATGCAGGGGAGTTTGCAACCAGCCCATCTGAATATTGGCACCGTGTAGAACTCAGCGATGATGCACAATTCAACCTAAACTTCTGGTCAGATGCCGATAAACGCAACGACAAAATGTTTAAAACTAAGTAA